The Bacteroidota bacterium genome window below encodes:
- a CDS encoding PKD domain-containing protein — MEANAGADQTIACAQRADLTASATWGNGIYDYLWDDGTIGPFRPQVPVGQYTVTVTSDGCTDTDVVDILPGIGVPDANFYFTNNCNGSPVQFMDSTIINGSSISAWDWDFGDGATANIQNPTHQYTTNGTYDVTLIVTTAAGCKDTIVEQLTVNTNIPFAQFTAPAVCQGQAMNFTDISSGSPSSWSWDFGDPSSGSNTSSSQNPSHVFSGSGNYTITITVTNGAGCQSVSQQNVNVNPLPSINLTDDAICIGENANIVGPSGFANYSWDNSEVTQSITVSPILTTNYTLTVIDNNGCQANDAMTLTVNQLPIVGVGPDQTICEGTSANLSATGGSTYEWNPGAIAGQNVQVTPSASTTYIVTVIDGNGCIASGQSNVIVNPMPVVSVSNDMGVCKGEQATISVVNGTGAYLWTPGNFVTNSITIAPLVTTTYTVTVSDAIGCSGTASATIDVHPIPVAAFSSSGPVCVNNSIAFTDNSSLSAGSINTWNWDFGNGNTSSVPSPSNLYSTSGNFNVRLIIASDFGCRDTMEIPVVVNALPIADAGLPQSICPGFNATLNGSGGSIYDWNSGAFTTASITVSPAVTTTYNFLVTDANGCQNTAFTTVTVNPVPNADAGVNQSICFGESTTLYATGGTNYIWSPGSITTPDYNITPASSGSYSVLVTNQYGCTGTDQIDVQVNPIPVAQFVSSGSICEDNTVTFTDQSAITTGNISVWNWDFGNNVSSTAQNPDIPYTDPGVYTVNLTVTSDNGCQHTISSQQTIWATPISQFASTSVCFGLPNNFQNQSMISDASPLNYTWSFGDGNTSSALSPTHSYSTYGAYPISLVVTSQNGCTDTYTSQANVFPLPVAEFSVPSACEEEAAIFVNASTVPTGTISNYYWTFGDNGVSSLGNPTHAYQDPGVYPIHLLTTTDHGCQDSADGIIRINPRPIIDFLAQDVCQGYEVNFSDLSDPGSW, encoded by the coding sequence GTGGAAGCAAATGCAGGAGCAGATCAGACAATTGCATGTGCACAACGTGCAGATCTTACAGCCTCTGCAACTTGGGGAAATGGAATTTATGATTATCTATGGGATGATGGAACGATAGGTCCATTCAGGCCGCAAGTTCCGGTTGGGCAATATACCGTCACTGTAACTTCTGATGGATGTACCGATACAGATGTAGTTGATATACTTCCGGGAATAGGAGTGCCTGATGCAAATTTTTATTTCACTAACAATTGTAATGGTAGTCCGGTTCAGTTCATGGATTCAACAATTATTAACGGTAGTTCAATATCTGCATGGGATTGGGACTTTGGTGATGGTGCTACAGCAAATATTCAGAATCCAACGCATCAATACACAACCAACGGAACCTACGATGTTACATTGATCGTAACAACAGCAGCCGGATGTAAAGACACTATTGTTGAACAACTGACCGTTAATACGAATATTCCTTTTGCACAATTCACTGCTCCTGCAGTTTGTCAGGGCCAGGCAATGAACTTTACTGATATCTCATCCGGATCACCTTCATCGTGGTCTTGGGATTTTGGTGATCCAAGTTCAGGAAGTAATACCAGCAGTTCGCAAAATCCTTCACATGTATTTTCAGGAAGCGGAAATTATACGATCACGATTACTGTAACAAATGGTGCAGGATGTCAAAGCGTCTCGCAACAGAATGTCAATGTCAATCCTCTGCCTTCAATAAATCTAACGGATGATGCTATATGTATAGGTGAAAATGCCAACATAGTAGGGCCATCCGGATTTGCTAACTACAGTTGGGATAATTCTGAGGTCACTCAATCAATTACTGTATCACCAATTCTGACTACAAATTATACTCTTACTGTTATTGATAACAACGGCTGTCAGGCAAATGATGCAATGACTTTAACAGTAAACCAATTGCCGATTGTTGGAGTAGGACCGGATCAGACTATTTGTGAAGGTACTTCTGCAAACTTAAGCGCAACTGGTGGTTCAACGTACGAGTGGAATCCCGGTGCTATAGCAGGTCAGAATGTGCAAGTCACTCCATCAGCAAGTACAACTTACATTGTTACAGTCATTGATGGAAATGGATGTATTGCATCCGGACAATCAAATGTGATCGTAAATCCAATGCCGGTTGTTTCTGTATCTAACGATATGGGAGTTTGTAAGGGTGAACAAGCAACAATTTCAGTTGTAAATGGAACAGGTGCCTACTTATGGACACCCGGAAATTTTGTAACGAATTCTATAACTATCGCTCCATTAGTAACAACAACTTATACAGTTACTGTAAGTGATGCAATTGGTTGTTCAGGTACTGCATCAGCTACAATAGATGTACATCCTATTCCGGTAGCAGCATTCAGCAGCTCAGGACCTGTTTGTGTAAATAATTCAATAGCCTTTACAGACAACTCATCGTTGTCTGCCGGATCTATCAATACATGGAATTGGGATTTTGGAAATGGTAATACTTCAAGTGTACCTAGTCCTTCGAATTTATATTCAACTTCAGGAAACTTCAATGTTCGTCTGATCATTGCATCAGATTTCGGATGTAGAGATACAATGGAAATTCCTGTAGTTGTAAATGCTCTCCCAATAGCCGATGCAGGTCTGCCACAAAGTATTTGTCCTGGCTTCAATGCAACTCTTAATGGTTCCGGTGGAAGTATCTATGACTGGAATAGCGGTGCATTTACTACTGCATCCATTACAGTTAGTCCGGCAGTAACTACTACGTACAATTTCTTGGTAACAGATGCAAATGGCTGTCAGAATACTGCCTTTACAACTGTTACTGTTAATCCGGTGCCTAATGCTGATGCAGGAGTTAATCAGTCGATATGCTTTGGTGAATCAACTACATTATATGCGACAGGTGGAACGAATTACATCTGGAGTCCGGGATCGATAACGACTCCTGATTATAATATTACACCAGCATCATCGGGTTCATACTCTGTATTGGTTACAAATCAATATGGTTGTACCGGTACTGATCAGATCGATGTACAGGTAAATCCGATTCCTGTAGCTCAATTTGTTTCAAGTGGATCTATTTGTGAAGATAACACTGTTACTTTTACGGATCAGTCAGCAATTACAACAGGAAATATTTCCGTCTGGAATTGGGATTTTGGTAACAATGTTTCTTCGACGGCACAAAACCCTGACATCCCTTATACAGATCCGGGTGTTTACACAGTAAATCTCACAGTTACTTCTGACAATGGATGTCAACATACCATTTCAAGTCAGCAAACAATTTGGGCAACGCCGATTTCGCAATTTGCAAGTACTTCAGTTTGTTTTGGTCTGCCAAATAATTTCCAGAACCAATCGATGATCAGTGATGCAAGTCCGCTTAACTACACTTGGTCTTTCGGTGATGGCAACACATCAAGTGCATTGTCACCGACACATTCCTATTCAACTTATGGTGCTTATCCGATTTCGTTGGTTGTTACTTCTCAGAATGGTTGCACAGATACTTATACCAGTCAGGCAAATGTTTTCCCGCTTCCTGTGGCAGAATTCAGTGTACCATCGGCGTGTGAAGAAGAAGCTGCTATATTCGTAAATGCTTCAACCGTTCCGACAGGAACCATCAGTAATTACTATTGGACTTTCGGGGACAATGGAGTATCGTCTTTGGGAAATCCGACACATGCATATCAGGATCCGGGTGTATATCCTATTCATTTACTTACAACAACTGACCATGGTTGTCAGGATAGTGCTGATGGTATAATCCGAATCAATCCAAGACCTATTATAGATTTCCTTGCTCAGGATGTTTGTCAGGGCTATGAGGTAAATTTCTCTGATCTTTCAGATCCTGGTAGTTGGTAA